From the Streptomyces pluripotens genome, one window contains:
- a CDS encoding ATP-binding protein, with protein sequence MATKPPQNDPHLSQQSYERTFSFAGELRNVAEARLAAEGFLRALAGDAPPSAHEYWDDILLVVTELAVNAVQYAPGPFALRMRRTFGGVHVTVHDTSTAEPEPRPFHPRSGGGGVGWHLVHTLCTQVMVVVHDHGKDIHAFLPW encoded by the coding sequence ATGGCGACGAAACCGCCTCAAAACGACCCGCACCTCTCACAGCAGAGCTACGAGCGTACGTTCTCCTTCGCGGGTGAGCTGCGCAACGTCGCGGAGGCGCGGCTCGCCGCGGAGGGCTTCCTGCGCGCCCTGGCCGGGGACGCGCCACCGAGCGCGCACGAATACTGGGACGACATCCTGCTGGTGGTGACGGAGTTGGCCGTCAACGCGGTCCAGTACGCGCCGGGGCCGTTCGCCCTGCGGATGCGCCGTACCTTCGGCGGGGTGCACGTGACGGTGCACGACACGAGCACCGCCGAACCGGAGCCGCGGCCCTTCCACCCCCGTTCCGGCGGGGGCGGGGTCGGCTGGCACCTGGTGCACACGCTGTGCACCCAGGTGATGGTCGTGGTGCACGACCACGGCAAGGACATCCACGCGTTCCTGCCCTGGTGA
- a CDS encoding AMP-dependent synthetase/ligase, whose product MRDVSLAPALTPPLTGGLADSIFDTAEHNPALPLLARRADPCATEWTKVTAREVRDEVVSLAKGLIAAGVSPGHRVALMARTRYEWTVLGHALWAVGAEVVPIHPASSRDQVEWILRDAGCVAVVVEDEQGAMTVGTVCTRLPRLRHVWQLDGGALHELSEQGETVPYTTVESLRRIVLPDSTAAVVYTSGTSGRPLGCALSHRGLAYPCDTLLAGWAHTAAPPGEQPSVLAFLPFSHVYGIMIMLTCVRGRVLMAHEPELTEAALASALTTFRPTYLYGVPSMFEKLYKIFLRSAELAGRGALFERAARTARDFATAEERRRLGTGPGPALDLRLQHALYERTVYRKLRAVLGGRAVRGTSGGSSLSRELSLFYEGIGVYVHDGYGLTESSGGITMQPLGREKSGTVGRPLPGTEIQVAGDGEILVRGPSVFQGYVGDEAATRAALWSGWLATGDIGQVDSEGYLTITGRKKDIIVTSGGKSVAPAPLEQRLRLHPLVHQAVVIGDDRPCVGALITLDPEFLAHWRAALALQGNAPGRESREENALREEIARAVASANSAVSRAESIRVYRVLQEPFAADNGLLTPSMKLRRDAIVRHYAAEIEAMYQARPRGRRGAPESPDWDEPDDVFR is encoded by the coding sequence ATGCGGGACGTCTCCCTCGCTCCAGCCCTTACCCCGCCGCTCACGGGCGGCCTCGCCGACAGCATCTTCGACACGGCGGAGCACAACCCCGCCTTGCCCCTGCTCGCGCGCCGCGCGGACCCCTGTGCCACCGAGTGGACGAAGGTGACAGCGCGGGAAGTGCGGGACGAAGTGGTCAGTCTCGCCAAGGGACTCATCGCCGCCGGCGTGTCACCCGGCCACCGGGTGGCCCTGATGGCCCGTACCCGCTACGAATGGACGGTGCTGGGTCACGCGCTGTGGGCCGTGGGCGCCGAGGTTGTGCCCATCCATCCGGCTTCCTCCCGCGACCAGGTCGAGTGGATCCTGCGGGACGCCGGCTGTGTGGCCGTGGTGGTCGAGGACGAGCAGGGCGCCATGACCGTCGGAACCGTGTGCACCAGGCTGCCCCGGCTGCGCCACGTCTGGCAGCTCGACGGAGGCGCGTTGCACGAACTCTCCGAGCAGGGCGAGACCGTGCCGTACACCACGGTGGAGTCGTTGCGCCGGATTGTCCTGCCGGATTCCACGGCGGCCGTCGTCTACACCTCCGGCACCTCGGGCCGTCCGCTGGGCTGCGCGCTGAGCCACCGCGGTCTGGCCTACCCCTGTGACACCCTCCTGGCCGGCTGGGCCCACACCGCGGCTCCGCCGGGGGAGCAGCCCTCCGTGCTGGCCTTCCTGCCCTTCTCCCATGTCTACGGCATCATGATCATGTTGACCTGTGTGCGCGGCAGGGTGCTCATGGCGCACGAGCCGGAGCTGACCGAGGCGGCGCTGGCGTCGGCACTGACCACGTTCCGGCCGACGTACTTGTACGGCGTGCCCTCCATGTTCGAGAAGCTCTACAAGATATTCCTGCGCAGCGCGGAGCTGGCCGGCCGGGGCGCGTTGTTCGAACGGGCCGCACGGACGGCGCGGGACTTCGCCACGGCCGAGGAACGCCGGCGGCTGGGCACCGGGCCGGGTCCAGCACTCGATCTCAGGCTGCAGCACGCTCTGTACGAGCGGACGGTGTACCGCAAACTGCGCGCGGTACTCGGCGGCCGCGCGGTGCGCGGCACGTCCGGCGGTTCCTCGCTCAGCCGTGAGCTGTCGCTGTTCTACGAAGGCATCGGTGTGTATGTCCACGACGGGTATGGGCTGACCGAGTCCTCCGGCGGGATCACCATGCAGCCACTGGGCCGGGAAAAGTCCGGGACCGTGGGCCGGCCACTGCCGGGCACCGAGATCCAGGTGGCCGGTGACGGGGAGATCCTGGTGCGCGGACCGTCGGTCTTCCAGGGCTACGTCGGCGACGAAGCGGCGACCCGGGCCGCGCTGTGGAGTGGCTGGCTGGCCACCGGGGACATCGGGCAGGTGGACTCCGAAGGCTACCTGACGATCACCGGACGCAAGAAGGACATCATCGTCACCAGCGGCGGCAAGAGCGTGGCCCCGGCCCCGCTGGAGCAGCGACTGCGCCTGCACCCACTGGTCCACCAGGCGGTGGTGATCGGCGACGACCGACCCTGCGTCGGTGCCCTGATCACCCTGGATCCGGAGTTCCTCGCGCACTGGCGGGCCGCGCTGGCCCTGCAGGGCAATGCGCCCGGCCGGGAGAGCCGCGAGGAGAACGCGCTGCGGGAGGAGATCGCGCGGGCCGTGGCCTCGGCCAACAGCGCGGTGTCCCGCGCGGAGTCCATCAGGGTCTACCGGGTACTCCAGGAACCGTTCGCCGCGGACAACGGGCTGCTCACGCCGTCCATGAAGCTGCGCCGGGACGCCATAGTGCGGCACTACGCGGCCGAGATCGAGGCGATGTACCAGGCGCGGCCCCGGGGACGGCGGGGTGCGCCGGAGTCGCCGGACTGGGACGAGCCGGACGACGTCTTCCGCTGA